The genomic segment TCTTGGTGGTAGCCGTCAATACCTAAAAATGCGGTACTAAAATGAATATTGGCAATGCAGAGTTTGGTTAATGTACCGACTAAGCTCTCGCCTTGGTGTTGGTATACTCCGCCAAGGAGAATAATATTGGCAGAAGAGTTACGGATAAGATGGGCGATGTAAGCTGACGGGGTAATGATAGTTACATCCCCACGCGCTGCTAATGTTCTGGCAAGCAAGGCGTTTGCACTTCCGCCCTCAATTAATACGGTTTCATTCGGAGCCACCAGATCTGCCGCTTTGCAAGCTAAGGTCTGTTTTATATCAAAGCGTACTTCTAGTCGTGTATCTATATCGTCACTCTGCAGCGCAACCGCAGCGCCGTGTACACGTTTTAGATAGCCCTCTTGCTCAAGATAAGTGAGATCCTGCCGTATGGTAACACCGGAAACACTCACCGCTTTTACCAGCTCGTTTACCTGAACACGTTTACGTTCGTTTACGATTTGCAGAATTTCGTTTTGTCTTGAGTTCACAATATTACTCCAAATAAAAATTGGGGCTATTGTAACTCTTATTTGTTTCATATGAAAAGGACTTGAAATATAAATTAAACGTAATCATTCAAGTCCTTTAATCCAACTTATTAAATCTCATGTTCCGTACGAGCGATAATGTCATCTTGAGTGTCGGGAGAAAGCGCAGTGAAGAAAGCCGAATAACCCGCTACCCGTACCACTAAATCACGATATTGTTCAGGATTTTTCTTCGCGGCTAATAGACTCTCTCGCGAAATGATGTTGTATTGAACATGCCACCCTTTATGGTGATTGAAGAAAGTTCTAATAAGCATCGACAGCTTCAGTTTATCTTCGTCAGATTTAACAGCAGCAGGGTTTAGTTTCTGGTTGAGCAATACGCCACCCAAGATCTTATTGGAAGGGATTTTGCCAACAGAGTTATATACAGCGGTAGGACCCAAACGATCAGAGCCAGAAGATGGGCTTGCTCCTTCTGCGAGGGGAGTATTGGCTTTTCGTCCATCTGGGGTTGCCATTGTGGAGGCACCAAAAGGTACATTTGCAGAGATGGAAGAGGTTCCAGCGTAATAACCTCCGCCAATTGGACCACGGTCGTGTCGGGTGTTTACAAACCTCTCAACTTCATCAATATAGACTTGGTATGCTTCAGCCAGCAACGAATCAACGGAATCATCATCGTTGCCATATTTTGGGGCAAAATTTAAGATACGTTGACGAAGCAGTTCCTGCTGAGACGATTTAAAATTATCTTTCAGTGCTTTTGCCAGTTCAGGCTGAGTGATCTGCGCATCATCGAAGATCATATGTTTGATCGCTGCAAGGCTGTTGCCAAGGTTTGCTATTCCTACTTGCAGACCGGAAACCCAGTCATATTTAGCGCCCCCTTCTTTTACGGTTTTACCGCGTTCTAGGCAGTTATCGACTAATGATGAACAGAAAATATCGTGAGCTTGCTGTTCGAGAACGGTGTCGACTACGGTATCAATTTCTATCGACTTTCGTGTGTAGTAACGCACTTGATCAGCCCAAGATGCCATGATTTCATCAAAGTTATTGAAGCTACCGTCTACCAAAGACTTACCGTGGGGTAAGAAAGTCTTGCCTGATGTAGCGTCTTCTCCTTTGTTAAGGGCGGCTAGCAGGATACGAGCGAAATTGATGAAACTCATTCCAGTACATCGGTAACCCCATTTGCCGGGCACCGCCGTTTCAATGCATCCGATAGAGGCGTAGTTGTAAGCATCTTGCTTTTCTACGCCTAACTTTATGAATTCGGGAATAACTATCTCATCGTTGTTAAATGCAGGCATACCAAATCCGCACTTAATGACTTCGATGCATCCCATTAAGAACTCTTGATCTAGGTCTTGGTGATATCGAACACTGAGATTCGGTTGAGTAGAACGTAACTGGCCACACGACTCTAGAATTGCCCACGAGAGTGGGTTAACCGCATCTTTCGCCTCTCCATGGTTATTAAGTGTTTGCCCGCCGATACAGACGTTTTGGTACAAAGGCGAACCGGCAGAGGCTTTGGAGTGGGCACCAGAACGGATTTTGTTCACTTCCAGCAGTTTTAACCAGCAACTTTGTAGAAGCTCGATGGCAACGCTTTTCTCTATTTGGCCACGTTCAATATCGGTCACATAGTAGTGGTTTAAATACTGATCCATACGACCAAAGGATACTGAGTGACCATTTGATTCTATTTGTAGCATAAGTTGGACAAAGTAGCTTAGCTGCAACGCTTGCCAAAAGTTTTCTGGGGCGTGGTAAGCCACATGACGACAGTTATCTGCGATGGTTTCAAGCTCTGCTTTTCGCTCAGGGCGAGTTTCTATCTGTGCCATCTCTGTTGCGAGTGTTGCGTAACTTGCCATATGTTTTTGGATGGCTAATAGCACAATCTCTGTGGCTTTGTAGAACTGTTCTTTTTTTAGTCCATCGAACGTTGCGGTATCGTTTTTAGCACGGAATTGCCGAACCTCTTCGATTAAGCTATTCATACCTAAGGACAATATTTTTTCATTATCAACGGCAAGGTGCGCATCGCCTGAAGTCATATTACCTTCGGCTTTGATTATCGTGGTTGCGAGGATTGCTTGCTGCTCTTCACTAAATAGGCCATAGCAGCGATCTTGTACGGTCTTACCGCGCCAATATGGTGTTAAAGCGTGGATAACGTCTTTGTCTTCAGCGGTGACAGCGAAACCAGCTCCTGGTCTGTCTGCAAGGTCATCAATTTCTGCTTCGATCCAGCGTACAGTGTACTCTGGAAATATAGGTGCAGCGCGTAGTTTACTGGCTTGGTTACCTACTATTAGTTCGTCGTTTTTGATCCAAATAGTGCGTGTCTCAAGGTGCTCCTTTAACGCAAGGGCTCGTTGGATAATGACTGGCTTATCTTCGTTGGCTTTGTAAGCATTGGTATACGCCTGAGCGCGCTCGGTACAAATCGGCGGCGTAACGATATTAACCAGTTTAGATTTATGCGATTTGATACGTTCGGGAAGAAAATTTAACTCCATAATTAACCTCTTACAGTCACGTTAAGTTGAGTGTGCTTACTTGCGTATTGTTGTACCCTCTCTAGTAGCTCTGGATTGTTGAGTGGTTTATTCGAGCATAAGTACGGCATATCGAGTAGACGATATTTATTAATGCCTAAGGTGTGGTAGGGCAGTAAATGCAGTTCTTTGCAGTTATCAAGTGAAGCTGCAAAATCGATAATTTGTTTCAGTTCATCATCGGTATCATTAAAGTCAGGAACAACGGGTACACGAATGACAATTCGGCTCGCTATAGCATCCAATTTTTTCAAGTTATCTTTAATGCGTTTTATTGAGCCCTTAGCCCAACTTAAAAACTTTCCATCATCGGTATGTTTTAGGTCAGCTAGCCAGCTATCAATATAGGGTGCCACTTTCTCTACGTTTTTCCACGGCACATGCATACAAGTCTCAATCGCGGTGGATACGCCATTTTGCTGCAGCTTATCGGCAATCTCAGAGACCAGTGTTGCTTGCATTAACGGTTCGCCTCCTGAGAAAGTAACCCCGCCTTTACTCTGTTGATAAAATGGTTTGTCTTTCATTAGAATATTAACTAATTCATCAGATTGCCCATCTTCACCAACCACGCTTAGGGCTTGCGTTGGGCAGATGTTTTTTAATGCCATGATCTGGCTTTCATCAATAACCTTGCGATTGACGGTGATCTTGCCGTTAGTTCGCTCAATACCTTCACATACATCACTGCATAACAAGCAGTCGTCCAAACAACTGCGTTCATCAAACATTAGCGACTGTTTTTTGCTGCGGCTTTCAGGGTTTTGACACCATGGGCACGCGAGGCTACATCCTTTAAGAAATAGGATGGTTCGAATGCCGTCGCCATCATGAGTTGAGAATCGTTGAATGTTGAAGTACATGCTTATTACCTATATCGCCATTGTCGGTACTGCCATAAACGTTTAACTAAGGAAGAGTCGCAATTATTCAGGCTTAGCTTTTATTATATGAAATTAGCATGCTTTCAAATGAAATTGCAATTGATCTGTATCAAGACCGAATAACATTGCCGGATTTATAGTTAGCTCAACACTAAAATTGCTTTTGTACTGAATAAGAGAAAATAGACATGATTGAACTTTACTTAGACACGGCAGACGTGGCACAAACCAAGCGCTTTAACCAATGTTTGCCTTTACAAGGCATTACAACGAATCCAACTATCCTTGCCAAATCTAAGCAGGGATTAAACGAAACATTAAAAGAGATGCAAGACGCTTTAGGAGGTAAACCTCGCTTCCACGCGCAAGTAGTTAGCACGAGCATTGAAGGGATGGTAGAAGAAGCGAGGCAAATTAATGAACTGCCTTATGATATGGTCGTTAAGATCCCAGCCACAGAGACCGGACTAGCAGCAATTAAACTTACGAAAGCGCAAGGGATAAAGGTACTAGCGACGGCAATATATTCGGCACAACAGGGGTTTCTGGCGGCACTTTGTGGCGCGGACTATCTTGCTCCTTACGTCAATAGAATTGATGCCTTGAACGGCAATGGGGTCGAGGTAGTCGCAGACCTTCAGCTTCTTCTCGATCAAAACCAACTTCCGGCAAAAATTTTAGCGGCAAGTTTTAAAAATACTCAGCAAGCCATGGAAGTGATGAAACTTGGCATTGAGGCGATTACGTTACCCGTTGATGTCGCAGCAGCGATGTTTGCCCACCCTGCGGTTGAGCCAGCAGTGGCTCAATTTGGCCATGACTGGAAACAAGCCTTTGGTGATAAACTGTCATTTGAAAGCTAAAACATTAAAGTAGTATAGAAAATGCCCTGCTTTATCAACTGCATGACGTGTTACAAAATGAGTGGCAATTCAACGATGGGCAAAAAGTTCATAAGGTGAAATTACAGGGTAATAGAGCCTCCAATGATGGCGATCTGGTTCGGCGCTGGTGTTTTACGCTTGATGTCATTGCCATTTTTTCAATGATACCGGTGAGTCAATAAAAAGGAGGTCATGATGACCTCCTTAATAATAAATCGACTTCAGCGACCTTAGCCAATCTGCGTCATTTCATTCACTGTGAAACTTGCCACACTACCTTCTGTTGCCGCCATATACTCAGCAAGGTGAGTATTGCCC from the Vibrio hippocampi genome contains:
- a CDS encoding glycyl-radical enzyme activating protein, producing MYFNIQRFSTHDGDGIRTILFLKGCSLACPWCQNPESRSKKQSLMFDERSCLDDCLLCSDVCEGIERTNGKITVNRKVIDESQIMALKNICPTQALSVVGEDGQSDELVNILMKDKPFYQQSKGGVTFSGGEPLMQATLVSEIADKLQQNGVSTAIETCMHVPWKNVEKVAPYIDSWLADLKHTDDGKFLSWAKGSIKRIKDNLKKLDAIASRIVIRVPVVPDFNDTDDELKQIIDFAASLDNCKELHLLPYHTLGINKYRLLDMPYLCSNKPLNNPELLERVQQYASKHTQLNVTVRG
- a CDS encoding formate C-acetyltransferase/glycerol dehydratase family glycyl radical enzyme, with amino-acid sequence MELNFLPERIKSHKSKLVNIVTPPICTERAQAYTNAYKANEDKPVIIQRALALKEHLETRTIWIKNDELIVGNQASKLRAAPIFPEYTVRWIEAEIDDLADRPGAGFAVTAEDKDVIHALTPYWRGKTVQDRCYGLFSEEQQAILATTIIKAEGNMTSGDAHLAVDNEKILSLGMNSLIEEVRQFRAKNDTATFDGLKKEQFYKATEIVLLAIQKHMASYATLATEMAQIETRPERKAELETIADNCRHVAYHAPENFWQALQLSYFVQLMLQIESNGHSVSFGRMDQYLNHYYVTDIERGQIEKSVAIELLQSCWLKLLEVNKIRSGAHSKASAGSPLYQNVCIGGQTLNNHGEAKDAVNPLSWAILESCGQLRSTQPNLSVRYHQDLDQEFLMGCIEVIKCGFGMPAFNNDEIVIPEFIKLGVEKQDAYNYASIGCIETAVPGKWGYRCTGMSFINFARILLAALNKGEDATSGKTFLPHGKSLVDGSFNNFDEIMASWADQVRYYTRKSIEIDTVVDTVLEQQAHDIFCSSLVDNCLERGKTVKEGGAKYDWVSGLQVGIANLGNSLAAIKHMIFDDAQITQPELAKALKDNFKSSQQELLRQRILNFAPKYGNDDDSVDSLLAEAYQVYIDEVERFVNTRHDRGPIGGGYYAGTSSISANVPFGASTMATPDGRKANTPLAEGASPSSGSDRLGPTAVYNSVGKIPSNKILGGVLLNQKLNPAAVKSDEDKLKLSMLIRTFFNHHKGWHVQYNIISRESLLAAKKNPEQYRDLVVRVAGYSAFFTALSPDTQDDIIARTEHEI
- a CDS encoding DeoR/GlpR family DNA-binding transcription regulator, which gives rise to MNSRQNEILQIVNERKRVQVNELVKAVSVSGVTIRQDLTYLEQEGYLKRVHGAAVALQSDDIDTRLEVRFDIKQTLACKAADLVAPNETVLIEGGSANALLARTLAARGDVTIITPSAYIAHLIRNSSANIILLGGVYQHQGESLVGTLTKLCIANIHFSTAFLGIDGYHQDTGFTSRDMMRAEIADTIINKKRRNIVLTDSSKFGQIYPSSISQPSEFSILLTDNGAPEEDIAYLRAQGIEVILE
- a CDS encoding fructose-6-phosphate aldolase, with amino-acid sequence MIELYLDTADVAQTKRFNQCLPLQGITTNPTILAKSKQGLNETLKEMQDALGGKPRFHAQVVSTSIEGMVEEARQINELPYDMVVKIPATETGLAAIKLTKAQGIKVLATAIYSAQQGFLAALCGADYLAPYVNRIDALNGNGVEVVADLQLLLDQNQLPAKILAASFKNTQQAMEVMKLGIEAITLPVDVAAAMFAHPAVEPAVAQFGHDWKQAFGDKLSFES